The sequence below is a genomic window from Flavobacterium sediminilitoris.
TTTCAAACAAAGTTATATAAACTTAAAAAAAATGATCATGATAGGGATAGAGTGCTAAGTGTATATGAAGATTTGAATAATGATAATGATTACTTTAATGATGATACAGATGGAGATAGAATACCAGATTTTCTTGATATAGATGATGATGGAGATGGTTTTGTTACTAAAACAGAGATTAAAAAACCAGAAGGAGAGGCAGGATTGTTGAAATATTATCCATTTAATATAGTACTTGATGATCCGACTACACCTGAAGATGAAACAGAATTAAAAGGAATTCCAAGTTGTTCTAATGATTTTACTACACCAGCAAGATTGAGAAAGCATTTAGATAGAAATTGTCATTAATATTTTCGATAGTAAATAAAAATAAGTTATAAAAAACGCCCAACTTTAAAGTTGGGCGTTTTTTATGCAATTTGAAAATATATTACTTTCTTTTTATAACCTTTTCTGCTGCATTAATAATTGCATCAGCATTTAAACCATATTTTTCCATTAATTGAGCAGGTGTTCCACTTTCTCCAAAACTATCATTAACGGCTACAAATTCTTGAGGAACAGGATTATTAGATACCAATGTTCGGGATACACTTTCACCTAAACCACCTAAAATATTATGTTCTTCTGCTGTTACAATACAACCTGTTTTTGAAATTGATTTTAAAATAGCTTCTTCATCAAGAGGCTTAATAGTATGTATGTTGATTACTTCAGCAGAAATTCCTTTTTCTTCTAATTTTTCAGCAGCAATTAAGGCTTCCCAAACTAAATGACCTGTTGCCACAATAGTAACATCTGTTCCTTCATTTAGCATAACAGCCTTACCAATGACAAATTCATCATTTTCAGGAGTGAAATTAGCAACACTAGGACGACCAAAACGTAGGTAAACAGGACCATGATGATCTGCAATAGCTATAGTTGCTGCTTTCGTTTGGTTATAATCACATGGATTAATAACAACCATTCCAGGTAGCATTTTCATTAAGCCAATATCTTCTAAAATTTGATGAGTAGCTCCGTCTTCACCAAGTGTTAAACCTGCATGAGAAGCACAAATTTTTACATTTTTATCAGAATAGGCTATAGATTGACGAATTTGATCGTAAACTCTACCTGTTGAGAAATTAGCAAAAGTACCTGTGAAAGGAATTTTTCCTCCAATAGTCATTCCTGCTGCAATTCCCATCATATTTGCCTCTGCAATTCCAACTTGAAAGAAACGTTCTGGGTGATTTTTTTTGAAATCATCCATTTTTAACGATCCAATTAAATCAGCACAAAGTGCTACAACATTTTCATTTTTTT
It includes:
- a CDS encoding transketolase family protein encodes the protein MKKYTNTGNKDTRSGFGAGLTELGQKNENVVALCADLIGSLKMDDFKKNHPERFFQVGIAEANMMGIAAGMTIGGKIPFTGTFANFSTGRVYDQIRQSIAYSDKNVKICASHAGLTLGEDGATHQILEDIGLMKMLPGMVVINPCDYNQTKAATIAIADHHGPVYLRFGRPSVANFTPENDEFVIGKAVMLNEGTDVTIVATGHLVWEALIAAEKLEEKGISAEVINIHTIKPLDEEAILKSISKTGCIVTAEEHNILGGLGESVSRTLVSNNPVPQEFVAVNDSFGESGTPAQLMEKYGLNADAIINAAEKVIKRK